Proteins co-encoded in one Bacillus infantis NRRL B-14911 genomic window:
- a CDS encoding type III polyketide synthase: protein MPAIISAAEAIPAHRLEQGQVMEFARDLFSESFKDVERLLKAFHNGQIHKRHFAKGMDWYRREHSFEEKNQAFIECAVELGAEAIRNCLHDRQFLGRKIDYSEVDAIFMVTSTGISTPSLDARIMNVLPFSQHTKRIPLWGLGCAGGASGLSRAYEYCLAYPKAKVIVLAVELCSLTFQKNDRSKSNLIGTSLFADGAACVLMAGDQAELVNMERSHAIPRIIGTASTTMPDSLDVMGWDVRNEGLYVVFSKDIPSIIENWLKPNVESFLKRMDTRLDEIDHFVAHPGGKKVLDAYVTSLQFSPHMTDISLQVLKEFGNMSSATILYVLRRFMEKGKAGELGIAAALGPGFSSELLLLRWE, encoded by the coding sequence ATGCCAGCTATCATCTCGGCTGCCGAAGCCATTCCTGCCCACAGGCTGGAGCAGGGACAAGTAATGGAGTTTGCAAGGGACTTGTTTTCGGAGTCCTTCAAGGATGTTGAAAGGCTTTTAAAAGCCTTTCATAATGGCCAGATACATAAGAGGCATTTTGCCAAAGGAATGGACTGGTACAGGAGAGAACATTCTTTTGAAGAAAAAAATCAGGCTTTTATTGAGTGTGCGGTAGAGCTTGGGGCAGAAGCCATCCGGAATTGCCTCCATGACAGACAGTTCCTGGGACGAAAAATAGATTATTCGGAGGTTGATGCCATATTCATGGTGACAAGCACCGGAATTTCCACTCCAAGCCTGGACGCAAGAATCATGAACGTCCTGCCTTTTTCACAGCATACAAAAAGGATCCCTTTATGGGGGCTCGGCTGTGCCGGAGGAGCGTCAGGGTTATCAAGGGCTTATGAGTACTGCCTTGCTTATCCAAAGGCGAAAGTGATTGTCCTGGCAGTCGAGCTTTGCAGCCTGACCTTCCAGAAAAATGATCGGAGCAAAAGCAATCTGATCGGCACTTCTTTATTTGCAGACGGTGCTGCATGTGTCTTAATGGCCGGTGATCAAGCGGAATTGGTTAATATGGAGCGTTCTCACGCCATTCCAAGGATAATTGGCACAGCTTCGACAACCATGCCTGATTCCCTTGACGTAATGGGGTGGGATGTGAGGAACGAGGGTCTCTATGTAGTGTTTTCCAAGGATATTCCCTCCATTATTGAAAACTGGCTCAAGCCCAATGTAGAAAGCTTTCTGAAAAGGATGGACACCAGACTGGACGAAATAGATCATTTTGTTGCTCATCCCGGCGGGAAAAAGGTGCTGGATGCCTATGTCACCAGCCTGCAGTTTTCTCCCCATATGACAGATATATCCCTTCAGGTGCTGAAGGAGTTCGGCAATATGTCTTCAGCTACAATCTTGTAT
- a CDS encoding chemotaxis protein CheX, with amino-acid sequence MSLTKNVEDIISGTIESIKSVFPFESSVEEPAQFSQPFTQHSIGVLIGMTGDLRGRVIIDGEEQAFSKIGEAMFGMLLEGEMLESFAGELGNMIAGNLSINLSGQGLQIDITPPTVLVGETKVYGFEKAYSLPVKLSGAGELMVVLMLE; translated from the coding sequence ATGTCATTGACAAAAAATGTTGAAGATATCATTAGCGGGACTATTGAATCAATTAAAAGTGTTTTTCCTTTTGAATCTTCAGTTGAGGAGCCGGCGCAATTTTCACAGCCCTTTACACAGCATAGCATTGGTGTGCTGATTGGAATGACGGGCGATTTGCGGGGCAGAGTCATTATAGATGGAGAAGAGCAGGCTTTCAGCAAAATCGGCGAAGCTATGTTTGGAATGCTGCTGGAAGGTGAAATGCTGGAATCTTTCGCGGGTGAACTCGGAAATATGATTGCCGGCAATCTATCTATTAACTTATCAGGGCAGGGCCTTCAGATTGATATCACTCCCCCTACGGTCCTTGTAGGCGAGACGAAGGTCTATGGGTTTGAGAAGGCCTACAGCCTGCCTGTAAAGCTTTCAGGCGCAGGTGAGCTGATGGTCGTCCTGATGCTTGAATAG
- a CDS encoding SDR family NAD(P)-dependent oxidoreductase has protein sequence MYLPDFRVEGKKALVTGAGRGIGRALAIGLAEAGADVALLARTKADLEETAAEVRKTGREAIVIQADAVKREDVHNAVKTAAEHWGRLDIAVNNAGMNIRSKALDVTDEEWQTIMDTNLKSAFMVSQEAGRVMKDSGTPGRIITIASVAGHVALRTGVVYAATKAALIQMTKVLAMEWGPYNINVNAIGPWYFKTPLTEKLLADPEYLQEILDVTPLNRVGELEELVGPTVFLASAAGSYVTGQTLFVDGGMTIKGF, from the coding sequence ATGTATTTGCCTGATTTCAGGGTAGAAGGGAAAAAGGCATTAGTGACCGGTGCGGGGCGGGGAATAGGACGGGCCCTTGCAATTGGGCTGGCAGAAGCGGGTGCAGATGTAGCCCTGCTGGCAAGAACGAAGGCCGATCTGGAGGAAACCGCCGCAGAAGTGAGGAAGACTGGCAGGGAGGCCATTGTCATCCAGGCTGATGCAGTCAAAAGGGAAGATGTACATAATGCAGTCAAAACCGCTGCAGAACATTGGGGAAGACTGGATATTGCCGTCAATAATGCAGGCATGAATATCCGTTCAAAAGCGCTTGATGTAACAGATGAAGAATGGCAGACAATCATGGATACTAATCTCAAATCCGCATTCATGGTCTCCCAGGAGGCCGGAAGGGTTATGAAGGACAGCGGGACACCGGGCAGGATCATTACGATTGCCTCAGTTGCCGGACATGTTGCTTTAAGGACGGGAGTTGTGTATGCAGCAACAAAAGCCGCATTAATCCAGATGACTAAAGTACTTGCCATGGAATGGGGCCCTTACAACATCAACGTCAATGCAATAGGTCCGTGGTATTTTAAAACGCCGCTTACAGAAAAGCTCCTTGCAGATCCGGAATATCTGCAGGAAATATTGGATGTGACGCCGCTGAACCGGGTCGGCGAGCTGGAGGAGCTGGTTGGTCCGACAGTATTCCTGGCGAGTGCTGCCGGCAGCTATGTGACCGGCCAGACACTATTTGTTGACGGCGGCATGACGATTAAAGGATTTTAG
- the pnuC gene encoding nicotinamide riboside transporter PnuC, whose amino-acid sequence MKIFRDWTIFEISWLLVFILINVYLFIAWQDSLLGLISSLAGMLCVVLVAKGKIANYYFGIIQTGTYAYISYTYGLYGEAMLNGLFYFPIQFIGIYLWRKNMTKDSIKGEDVKVKTLDSKGWSLLGITVLVSIFLYALLLDYLGGRSVYIDSATNVLSVTAQILMLRRFAEQWLLWILVNVLSVILWFNALISTGGNDISMLVMWTAFLFNSIYGYINWTKLYKKQGAAAV is encoded by the coding sequence ATGAAAATATTCCGCGATTGGACGATATTTGAAATAAGCTGGCTTCTTGTTTTTATACTTATTAATGTGTATTTGTTTATTGCCTGGCAGGATTCCCTTCTTGGCCTTATTTCTTCTTTGGCCGGGATGCTTTGTGTTGTCCTCGTAGCAAAGGGAAAAATCGCAAACTATTATTTCGGCATTATCCAGACAGGGACATATGCTTATATTTCCTATACCTACGGGCTGTATGGGGAAGCCATGCTCAATGGCCTGTTCTATTTTCCCATTCAGTTTATCGGCATTTATCTCTGGAGAAAGAATATGACAAAGGACAGCATAAAAGGGGAAGATGTGAAGGTTAAGACGCTTGATTCCAAGGGATGGTCCCTTCTCGGAATTACTGTGCTGGTGTCCATTTTTCTATATGCCCTCCTCCTTGACTATCTGGGGGGGAGATCTGTTTATATTGACTCTGCCACAAATGTCCTTTCCGTAACAGCACAGATATTGATGCTGAGAAGATTCGCCGAGCAGTGGCTTCTATGGATCCTTGTCAATGTCCTGTCGGTCATCCTCTGGTTTAATGCTCTGATTTCAACAGGGGGCAATGATATATCTATGCTCGTCATGTGGACGGCATTCTTGTTTAACAGCATTTATGGGTATATAAATTGGACGAAACTTTATAAAAAACAGGGAGCTGCAGCGGTTTGA
- the nadR gene encoding multifunctional transcriptional regulator/nicotinamide-nucleotide adenylyltransferase/ribosylnicotinamide kinase NadR has protein sequence MKKKTIGMYGGKFLPFPHLGHVYSMTAAAATADELHVIISHDSDYERKLFEGGCAEHVSFTLRLRWWKQLTRELPHVHVHEIYDEQTGSFSDWENGAKKIRAAIGSPIDFVFSSEPDYGPIFSRLYPEAEHILIDPERKRYPVSGTMFRKDGVLKHWDMVPKCVRPHFVKKVVIAGTESCGKSTLTANMAQIYNTSFVKEYGRTFYEELGGCEGITVPEDYPHIAYAHKLEEWKQLKLADKILFVDTEAITTQFFSHAYLNKRQPVLDEMARLQEYDLWLLLEPDVDWVDDGTRSFGHQDLRWKNHLLLKSLLDEHHVCYKIINGSYRERLEKSIKFTDELLEGK, from the coding sequence TTGAAGAAAAAAACAATTGGTATGTACGGGGGAAAGTTCCTGCCTTTCCCCCATCTTGGCCATGTATACAGCATGACGGCGGCAGCTGCAACAGCTGACGAGCTTCATGTCATCATCTCACACGACAGCGACTATGAAAGAAAGCTTTTTGAAGGCGGCTGTGCAGAGCATGTCAGCTTTACACTGCGGCTCCGCTGGTGGAAACAGCTGACCAGGGAGCTGCCGCATGTACATGTCCATGAAATTTATGATGAACAGACCGGCTCTTTCTCCGATTGGGAAAATGGCGCAAAAAAGATCCGTGCCGCAATCGGCAGTCCGATCGATTTTGTGTTCAGCTCAGAGCCGGATTACGGACCGATTTTTTCCCGTCTTTACCCGGAAGCTGAGCATATCCTCATAGATCCGGAGAGAAAAAGGTATCCGGTATCAGGTACGATGTTCAGGAAAGATGGCGTGCTGAAGCATTGGGATATGGTGCCTAAATGTGTCCGGCCGCATTTCGTCAAAAAAGTGGTGATTGCCGGGACTGAAAGCTGCGGAAAATCCACGCTGACAGCCAATATGGCCCAGATTTATAATACTTCTTTTGTGAAGGAGTATGGCCGGACCTTTTATGAAGAACTTGGAGGATGCGAGGGAATAACAGTACCGGAAGACTACCCCCATATTGCATATGCACATAAGCTGGAGGAATGGAAGCAGCTGAAGCTGGCAGACAAAATCCTTTTTGTTGATACTGAGGCAATCACCACCCAGTTTTTCTCTCACGCCTATCTGAATAAAAGACAGCCTGTGCTCGATGAAATGGCCAGACTGCAGGAGTATGATTTATGGCTTTTATTGGAGCCGGATGTAGATTGGGTCGATGACGGGACAAGAAGCTTCGGGCATCAGGATTTGCGCTGGAAGAATCATCTACTTCTGAAATCTCTTCTTGATGAACATCATGTGTGCTATAAAATAATCAACGGCAGCTACCGGGAGAGGCTGGAAAAGAGCATTAAATTTACGGATGAGCTGCTGGAAGGAAAATGA
- a CDS encoding DUF6376 family protein: MRVLKIIFRLFMFAVTALSLAGCSFLEEAAGTAEYANKAAEHIEKLNAFAEDAPGMIEVAAGDSEIRHQLEERLVNLKQDIENFIQLQDIPAPAEAIHEELAAKNEELLEEINLAIDGGNLALDQLENSEMIKTINDASALLNRIEGLMN, encoded by the coding sequence ATGAGAGTATTGAAGATAATCTTCCGGCTGTTCATGTTTGCAGTGACAGCCCTTTCGCTTGCAGGCTGCTCCTTTCTGGAAGAGGCTGCCGGCACTGCAGAGTATGCCAATAAAGCTGCAGAGCATATTGAAAAGCTGAATGCATTTGCCGAGGATGCCCCGGGGATGATTGAAGTAGCTGCCGGGGATTCAGAAATCCGGCACCAGCTTGAGGAAAGGCTGGTTAATCTAAAACAGGATATTGAGAACTTTATTCAGCTTCAGGATATACCTGCTCCCGCTGAGGCCATTCATGAGGAGCTGGCTGCCAAAAATGAAGAGCTGCTGGAAGAAATCAATCTGGCTATAGATGGCGGCAATCTGGCCCTTGATCAATTGGAAAACTCAGAAATGATTAAAACAATAAATGATGCATCTGCCCTGCTGAACCGGATTGAAGGGCTGATGAATTAA
- a CDS encoding nucleobase:cation symporter-2 family protein produces the protein MKNSPFKIASLGIQHVLAMYAGAVIVPLIVGGALGLSGEELTYLVSIDILMCGVATILQVWRNQFFGIGLPVVLGCTFTAVSPMIAIGGQYGITAIYGSILVSGLFVILVGKYFGNLVRFFPPVVTGSVVTIIGITLIPVAMNNMAGGEGSADYGSLSNLALAFGTLFFIIILYRLFTGFIRSVSILLGLFAGTAAAFLMGKSDFSAVGEASWFHMVQPFYFGMPTFEPAAILTMIIIAMVSLVESTGVYFALGDICGKKLDKKDLANGYRAEGLAIVLGGLFNAFPYTTYSQNVGLLQLSGVKTKNVIYTAGVFLVLLGLVPKIGAMTTVIPSAVLGGAMIAMFGMVIAYGIKMLSQVDFSSQENLLIIACSVGMGLGVTAVPGLFAEMPESIRILTDNGIVAGSLTAIALNLVFNVKTSKAKTAASKLEEKAA, from the coding sequence ATGAAAAACTCACCATTTAAAATAGCTTCATTGGGAATCCAGCATGTTTTAGCCATGTATGCAGGTGCTGTCATTGTACCCCTTATAGTGGGCGGGGCCCTGGGGCTGTCAGGAGAAGAGCTGACCTATCTTGTTTCCATTGATATCTTAATGTGCGGAGTGGCGACGATCCTCCAGGTATGGCGCAATCAATTCTTCGGCATCGGCCTTCCGGTTGTGCTTGGCTGTACGTTTACCGCAGTCAGCCCGATGATTGCGATTGGCGGGCAATATGGCATTACAGCTATTTATGGATCTATTTTGGTTTCGGGCCTTTTTGTTATACTGGTAGGAAAATATTTCGGAAATCTTGTGCGTTTCTTCCCTCCGGTTGTAACAGGCTCGGTTGTTACCATCATTGGTATCACACTTATCCCGGTTGCCATGAATAATATGGCTGGCGGCGAAGGCAGTGCCGATTATGGTTCGCTTTCCAATCTGGCCCTTGCATTTGGAACTTTATTCTTCATCATTATTTTGTATCGCTTGTTTACCGGATTTATCCGCTCTGTTTCAATCCTGCTAGGACTATTTGCTGGAACAGCCGCTGCATTCCTGATGGGGAAATCAGATTTCTCGGCAGTGGGTGAGGCTTCATGGTTCCATATGGTCCAGCCTTTCTATTTCGGGATGCCGACATTTGAACCGGCAGCAATCCTGACAATGATCATTATCGCGATGGTCAGCCTGGTTGAATCAACAGGCGTTTATTTCGCCCTGGGGGATATTTGCGGCAAGAAGCTGGATAAGAAAGACCTGGCAAACGGCTACAGGGCAGAAGGGCTTGCGATTGTCCTTGGCGGGCTGTTCAATGCATTTCCATATACAACGTATTCTCAGAATGTCGGCCTTCTCCAGCTGTCAGGTGTGAAAACCAAGAATGTCATTTACACAGCGGGCGTATTCCTTGTCCTCCTTGGCCTGGTTCCAAAAATCGGCGCCATGACTACAGTCATTCCATCAGCTGTATTGGGCGGCGCAATGATTGCCATGTTTGGGATGGTCATCGCCTATGGAATCAAAATGCTCAGCCAGGTGGACTTTTCTTCACAGGAAAATCTGCTGATCATCGCCTGCTCTGTCGGAATGGGGCTTGGAGTCACAGCAGTTCCAGGCCTGTTCGCTGAAATGCCTGAGAGCATCAGGATCCTGACAGATAACGGCATTGTAGCGGGAAGTTTGACGGCTATTGCACTCAATCTTGTATTCAATGTAAAAACCTCCAAAGCAAAGACCGCGGCCTCTAAGCTTGAAGAGAAGGCAGCATAA
- a CDS encoding xanthine phosphoribosyltransferase: MKLLEETIKREGRVLSDSVLKVDSFLNHQIDPFLMKEIGKEFAARFAGEAITKILTLESSGIAPSVMAGIELGVPVLFARKRKSLTLSEGLLSASVYSFTKQESNEISASSKYLGADDRVLIIDDFLANGQAALGLIELAGQAGASVAGVGIVIEKSFQEGRSLLEEKTVKVVSLARIQSLGNGSITFLENSREASTR; the protein is encoded by the coding sequence ATGAAACTACTAGAAGAAACAATCAAAAGAGAAGGACGGGTGCTGTCTGACAGTGTCCTTAAGGTAGACTCGTTTCTCAACCATCAGATCGACCCTTTCCTGATGAAGGAAATAGGCAAAGAGTTTGCAGCACGTTTTGCAGGGGAAGCTATTACGAAGATTCTTACGCTGGAATCGTCAGGGATTGCTCCATCTGTCATGGCTGGGATCGAGCTTGGGGTGCCCGTGCTGTTCGCGAGAAAAAGAAAATCATTGACTCTCTCAGAAGGGCTGCTTTCCGCCAGTGTCTATTCTTTCACAAAGCAAGAGTCCAACGAGATTTCAGCATCTTCCAAATATCTTGGCGCTGATGACAGGGTCCTTATCATTGACGACTTCCTGGCCAATGGCCAGGCTGCTTTGGGGCTCATCGAACTTGCCGGACAGGCCGGGGCTTCAGTTGCGGGCGTTGGAATCGTTATTGAAAAGTCCTTCCAGGAAGGACGCAGCCTGTTGGAAGAGAAAACTGTCAAAGTGGTTTCCCTTGCACGGATCCAGTCGCTTGGGAATGGAAGCATCACATTCTTGGAAAATAGCAGGGAGGCATCAACACGATGA
- a CDS encoding cytochrome c oxidase subunit II translates to MHMHKFEKAWLGFGIGSLIVFLTVLGISAFYLGNQPPSCLATINPEKVDQTAPFNEPGLKKVEGKDWDYELVFVASAFSYNPGEIEIPLGAKVKIMATTKDVIHGFEVAGSNINMMLEPGYISEHTATFDKAGEYLILCNEYCGAGHHMMTSKIKVVEAS, encoded by the coding sequence ATGCATATGCATAAATTTGAAAAAGCCTGGCTCGGGTTCGGAATCGGCTCACTGATCGTTTTCTTGACGGTTCTTGGCATCAGCGCATTCTATCTTGGCAACCAGCCCCCGAGCTGCCTTGCAACCATCAATCCGGAGAAGGTGGACCAGACGGCGCCTTTCAATGAGCCCGGCCTAAAAAAAGTGGAGGGAAAGGATTGGGATTATGAGCTGGTATTCGTTGCCTCCGCCTTTTCCTATAATCCTGGCGAAATTGAAATACCCCTTGGGGCGAAGGTGAAGATCATGGCAACGACAAAGGACGTTATCCACGGCTTTGAGGTCGCCGGCTCGAATATCAATATGATGCTGGAGCCCGGATATATCAGTGAGCATACAGCAACTTTTGATAAAGCTGGAGAGTATCTTATCTTGTGCAATGAGTACTGCGGTGCAGGACATCATATGATGACGTCAAAAATAAAGGTGGTTGAAGCATCATGA
- a CDS encoding b(o/a)3-type cytochrome-c oxidase subunit 1 gives MKQNQNTKVDRQDGKLAMAHFYVAFTALAIGGLAGLLQVLVRSGKFQLPAGIGYYQILTVHGVVLGLVLTTFFIMGFQLAAVSKTAGTLTKKQRTMGWIGFWLMTAGTMMAAVMILLNEASVLYTFYAPLQAHAIYYIGLTFVVVGSWFDGAAIIMKYAEWRRNNPRQPSPLLTFMSLVNTIMWIVATIGVAATVLIQLLPWSLGLVETVNVGVSRTLFWYFGHPLVYFWLLPAYMGWYVVIPRVIGAKIFSDSLARMSFILFLLFSIPVGFHHQLMEPGIDAAWKFLQVILTFLVVIPSLMTAFSLFATFEGFGRSKGATGLFGWLKKLPWGDARFTVPFIGMVAFIPAGAGGIVNASHQMNQVVHNTIWVTGHFHLTVATAVVLTFFGISYWLVPHLTGRVLTKAMNRLAITQGVLWAIGMTFMSGAMHAAGLLGAPRRSSFSEYGGAAQAAEWIPYQVAQAIGGSILFLAIILMLYIFVNLAFMAPKGSEEFPVGETAENAEKTPLVFENWKLWLGITAALILFAYTIPFIDLIQNAPPGSKGYKLW, from the coding sequence ATGAAGCAAAATCAGAATACAAAGGTTGACAGACAGGACGGGAAGCTAGCCATGGCTCATTTCTATGTAGCCTTCACAGCGCTCGCAATCGGCGGCCTTGCCGGTTTACTGCAGGTGCTCGTCCGCTCCGGCAAGTTCCAGCTGCCGGCTGGAATCGGCTATTATCAGATTCTCACTGTCCATGGAGTCGTATTGGGACTGGTACTGACAACGTTCTTCATTATGGGCTTCCAGCTTGCAGCAGTCAGCAAAACAGCCGGGACCTTGACGAAAAAGCAGCGGACGATGGGCTGGATCGGTTTTTGGCTCATGACAGCCGGAACCATGATGGCAGCCGTCATGATACTGCTGAATGAAGCAAGCGTTTTGTATACCTTTTATGCCCCGTTGCAGGCACATGCCATTTATTATATTGGACTGACTTTCGTAGTAGTCGGCAGCTGGTTTGATGGCGCTGCGATTATCATGAAGTATGCAGAGTGGCGCAGGAATAATCCCAGGCAGCCGAGCCCCCTGCTTACATTCATGAGCCTGGTAAATACCATCATGTGGATCGTCGCTACCATTGGAGTGGCCGCAACGGTGCTGATACAGCTGCTGCCATGGTCACTTGGCCTGGTCGAGACCGTCAATGTCGGAGTCAGCCGGACGCTCTTCTGGTATTTCGGACATCCGCTCGTGTATTTTTGGCTCCTTCCTGCTTATATGGGCTGGTATGTTGTCATTCCGAGAGTAATTGGCGCAAAAATTTTTTCTGATTCACTGGCCCGGATGTCATTCATTCTATTTCTGCTATTTTCCATACCGGTCGGATTCCACCATCAGCTGATGGAGCCGGGTATCGACGCGGCATGGAAATTCCTGCAGGTAATCCTGACATTCCTGGTTGTTATCCCTTCTTTAATGACTGCCTTTTCACTGTTTGCTACATTTGAGGGATTTGGAAGATCCAAAGGGGCAACAGGCTTATTCGGCTGGCTCAAAAAACTGCCATGGGGGGATGCCCGCTTTACAGTTCCATTCATCGGGATGGTTGCCTTCATCCCTGCAGGTGCAGGAGGCATTGTTAACGCATCACACCAGATGAACCAGGTAGTCCACAACACAATCTGGGTAACCGGCCACTTCCATTTGACCGTTGCAACTGCTGTGGTCCTGACATTCTTCGGCATTTCTTACTGGCTGGTGCCGCATTTGACCGGCAGAGTCCTTACGAAAGCGATGAACCGCCTCGCCATTACACAAGGAGTGCTTTGGGCAATCGGCATGACATTCATGTCCGGGGCCATGCATGCTGCAGGATTATTGGGCGCCCCCCGCCGCTCTTCTTTTTCTGAGTACGGCGGAGCGGCACAGGCAGCTGAATGGATTCCCTATCAGGTCGCACAGGCAATTGGAGGATCCATCCTGTTCCTTGCTATCATCCTGATGCTGTATATCTTTGTAAATCTCGCCTTCATGGCCCCTAAAGGCTCTGAAGAATTCCCGGTAGGCGAAACAGCGGAAAATGCCGAAAAAACGCCGCTTGTCTTTGAAAACTGGAAGCTCTGGCTCGGCATCACCGCTGCCCTCATCCTGTTTGCCTACACCATCCCGTTCATCGACCTGATCCAAAACGCACCGCCGGGATCTAAAGGGTATAAACTATGGTAA